One stretch of Paenibacillus sp. FSL R5-0341 DNA includes these proteins:
- a CDS encoding chemotaxis protein CheA yields MMDLSAYRDIFIEELNDQLERMDQSLLALELSPSVELVQTLFRAAHTIKGSASTMDFRELSDLTHEVEYALEWVREKKPEMTSKLIDTLFRSLDVMKVLRDQYIRGEAYADFRAVVREIKDLIQNPAVVGKLKVPQLQPAESIVAQVAVVSGKQLLSIHIVLEQKCMMKAARYHILRQRIEDICGTVVATSLMEKQSDAENEDDHYSQFIIITATSKDPQQLNAELSSDSDIHVLEIDPYMLESNEIAATSAPVELISEKEQTKASVTTAATSGPEEKVKTAQPTVRVSVERLDHLMNLVGELLIDQTSLADLSGSGARKEPSSLIQSISGVSDHMGRVIKELQEGVMKTRMLPIDQLFSRFPRLVRDLSQKLGKDLELVIQGGETELDRMIIEELSDPLIHLIRNSADHGIESVEVRAEHGKPSKGRITLTSFHEENHVVIRYSDDGKGIDGEKIKASALGKGIISEEQAARLTTQEAVHLIFEPGFSTASSVSEVSGRGVGMDIVRSQIGRLNGIIDIDTEVGVGTTFTIRLPLTLAIIKGLLVKVSGRVLILPMYNVAEIVRISPEDIQMIQGQQAILNHGRIVPFHRLCDKLNYPRTDRKSKTIPLVIVRSVDKIAAYAVDEIIGNQEVVIKTLGTYLGAMNHLSGATILGNGKVALILDASYLVSH; encoded by the coding sequence ATGATGGATTTGTCTGCCTACCGTGACATCTTTATCGAAGAACTGAATGATCAACTGGAACGTATGGATCAGTCTTTGCTGGCATTGGAGCTTTCGCCTTCTGTAGAGCTGGTTCAGACGCTGTTTCGGGCAGCCCATACCATCAAGGGATCGGCATCCACAATGGATTTCCGTGAATTAAGCGACCTCACGCATGAAGTGGAGTATGCTCTTGAATGGGTCCGGGAGAAAAAACCGGAGATGACTTCGAAGCTAATTGATACATTGTTCCGCTCTTTGGACGTCATGAAGGTGCTTCGGGATCAGTATATCCGTGGGGAAGCCTATGCAGATTTTAGGGCGGTAGTACGAGAAATAAAGGATTTAATTCAGAACCCGGCAGTAGTCGGGAAACTTAAAGTTCCTCAATTGCAACCAGCAGAATCGATTGTGGCACAGGTGGCTGTCGTGTCAGGCAAGCAGTTATTGTCCATTCACATTGTGCTGGAGCAGAAGTGTATGATGAAAGCAGCCAGGTATCACATTTTGCGGCAACGCATTGAGGACATCTGTGGTACGGTTGTCGCTACTTCACTCATGGAGAAACAATCGGACGCGGAGAATGAAGACGATCATTATAGTCAGTTCATCATCATCACGGCTACTTCAAAGGACCCACAGCAGCTTAATGCAGAGCTGTCTTCAGACTCGGATATTCATGTGCTGGAGATTGATCCCTATATGCTGGAATCCAATGAGATTGCTGCGACTTCTGCGCCAGTTGAATTAATCTCTGAAAAAGAGCAAACGAAAGCAAGCGTGACTACCGCAGCTACATCTGGTCCGGAAGAGAAAGTAAAAACGGCTCAACCTACGGTTCGTGTGAGTGTTGAACGTCTGGACCATTTGATGAACCTGGTTGGAGAGCTTTTAATTGATCAGACATCCCTCGCAGATCTTAGTGGATCGGGTGCACGCAAGGAACCTTCCTCACTCATTCAGAGCATAAGTGGTGTTTCCGATCATATGGGCAGGGTGATCAAAGAACTTCAAGAAGGTGTCATGAAGACACGTATGTTACCCATTGATCAACTATTCAGCCGTTTCCCGAGATTGGTTCGTGACCTTTCGCAGAAACTGGGTAAAGATCTGGAACTGGTCATTCAAGGTGGAGAGACGGAGCTTGACCGGATGATTATTGAAGAATTGAGTGACCCGCTGATCCATCTCATCCGCAACAGTGCGGATCATGGCATTGAAAGTGTAGAGGTTCGAGCAGAGCACGGCAAGCCGTCCAAAGGACGAATTACCTTAACTTCATTTCATGAAGAAAATCATGTCGTCATTCGTTATTCAGATGATGGCAAAGGCATCGATGGTGAGAAGATCAAGGCTTCCGCTTTGGGCAAAGGTATTATTAGTGAGGAACAGGCTGCGCGACTAACAACACAGGAAGCAGTGCATCTCATATTTGAGCCTGGTTTCTCAACAGCTTCTTCTGTCAGTGAAGTATCAGGACGCGGCGTTGGAATGGACATCGTGCGTAGTCAGATCGGACGACTCAACGGTATCATTGATATTGATACAGAGGTTGGTGTGGGCACCACGTTTACGATCCGTCTACCCCTTACATTGGCAATTATTAAAGGTCTGTTAGTCAAAGTATCGGGTCGTGTATTGATCTTGCCGATGTACAACGTTGCAGAGATTGTTCGAATTTCACCTGAGGATATTCAGATGATCCAAGGGCAACAAGCGATTCTGAATCATGGTCGTATTGTACCCTTTCACAGACTGTGCGATAAATTGAATTATCCACGAACGGACCGCAAATCCAAAACCATTCCACTCGTGATCGTGCGTTCCGTGGACAAAATTGCAGCATACGCAGTAGATGAGATCATTGGGAATCAGGAAGTTGTGATTAAAACGCTGGGTACGTATCTGGGTGCGATGAATCATCTTTCTGGTGCAACGATTCTTGGTAATGGTAAGGTTGCCCTGATATTGGACGCGTCCTATCTGGTCAGTCATTAA
- a CDS encoding chemotaxis protein CheW produces MSSLQKEQYIELSVGAETCAIRIEEIHEIIKMLSITDIPFSRPEIKGVVNLRGKVVCVMSLRNLLGMSDEPDTRATRIIVVRHQDEYIGLIVDRVNKVTTYSEIHPPTGGYGRNREGFFHGVGQQEDKLVGILKLDEILGG; encoded by the coding sequence ATGTCTTCACTTCAGAAGGAACAATATATTGAACTGTCTGTAGGTGCAGAGACTTGCGCCATTCGAATCGAAGAAATTCATGAAATTATTAAAATGCTGAGCATCACAGATATCCCATTTAGCCGCCCAGAGATCAAAGGGGTAGTTAATCTGCGCGGCAAGGTTGTATGTGTGATGAGCCTGCGGAATCTGCTGGGTATGTCGGATGAACCGGACACCAGAGCGACTCGTATTATCGTAGTTCGACATCAGGATGAATATATTGGTTTGATCGTGGATCGCGTGAACAAGGTAACCACATATTCGGAAATACATCCGCCAACCGGAGGTTATGGTCGTAACCGTGAGGGATTTTTCCATGGCGTGGGTCAACAGGAAGATAAGCTTGTGGGCATTTTGAAACTGGACGAAATATTGGGCGGTTAG